A single window of Acanthopagrus latus isolate v.2019 chromosome 1, fAcaLat1.1, whole genome shotgun sequence DNA harbors:
- the LOC119017154 gene encoding neuropeptide Y receptor type 2-like isoform X1, translated as MDPSQDRLSDWSSVQPSFSPLLQHDGSQERLNHTYGLHSSIMMPTAFSSPTASLHQPLPSLLPSSLISSPLFSTVSTSSLQQASTLDSQPSSSSFPLTLSTFSPSDLADLESMLLWTLHEPSTIALTIMYCLSFILGFVGNLMSLRVLTSRRSRRLAGVSATRSLLVNLAVCDLAVVCVCMPITLGNEIYQAWVYGDLLCRAVPFTQAMSVSASVLTLTVISVNRYYSVRSPLRARSMFTRRRILATVAVVWTVSSIMCAPIAVMNRRREISFGTFAILVCQEAWPQHRLKQGYNVLLFVMLYCLPVTFNLTIGFLTGRRLWGGRKSTFADLDPRSQALHVSRLKMRQKIAKMVVCLVLLFAVSWLPLYLADLWIDCDERPPSWLLQTRPFAQWLGLTNSSLNPICYCFIGDLYRSAKVIRTRYYQKVAALFGTSSFSSSAAVASPVSVIADTKVTSADRNHIAAAAVAASASIVTIPRLLSLARGQGKGQKVADSSDSRAGSDHSISDWCRSSPSVCDGSLFPCKFNTLQNSIQRADLLPTRRHSVNENAGPLSLRMEPVEIDMLPLRRHSGDRVYGLSEDKRDIITMGMDALCYTGQHRSKTSQTFSLVVDEEEETTDLTSL; from the exons ATGGATCCGTCCCAGGACCGGCTGTCGGACTGGAGCTCAGTCCAGCCCAGCTTCTCCCCACTGCTGCAGCACGACGGCTCTCAGGAGAGACTCAACCACACCTACGGCCTCCACAGCTCCATAATGATGCCCACCGCTTTCAGCTCACCCACGGCCTCCCTCCATCAacctctgccctctctgctgccctcctctctcatctcctcgCCTTTATTCTCCACCGTCTCGACCTCGTCGCTTCAACAAGCATCTACTCTCGACTCCcagccgtcctcctcctcctttcccttgACCCTGTCCACCTTCTCGCCCAGTGACCTGGCGGACCTGGAGAGCATGCTGCTCTGGACTCTGCACGAGCCCAGCACGATCGCTCTGACCATCATGTactgtctgtctttcattttgGGATTTGTTGGGAATCTAATGTCCCTGCGTGTCCTGACGAGCAGGCGCAGCCGCCGGCTAGCTGGCGTCAGCGCCACGCGCAGCCTCCTGGTGAACCTGGCGGTGTGTGACCtggctgtggtgtgtgtgtgcatgcccaTCACCCTGGGGAACGAGATCTACCAGGCCTGGGTGTACGGTGACCTCCTGTGCCGAGCCGTGCCCTTCACACAGGCCATGTCGGTCTCAGCCAGTGTGCTAACGCTGACGGTGATCAGCGTGAATCGCTACTACAGCGTTCGCTCGCCACTGCGAGCTCGCTCCATGTTTACCCGCCGTCGGATCTTGGCGACGGTCGCCGTGGTGTGGACGGTGTCTTCGATCATGTGCGCTCCCATCGCAGTGATGAACCGGCGACGGGAGATCAGCTTTGGGACGTTTGCCATCTTGGTCTGTCAGGAAGCGTGGCCACAGCATCGCCTTAAACAGGG ATACAATGTGCTGCTCTTTGTGATGCTCTACTGCCTGCCAGTGACCTTTAACCTCACCATAGGCTTCCTCACCGGCAGGCGGCTTTGGGGAGGGAGGAAATCCACGTTCGCTGACCTCGATCCTCGCAGCCAAGCGCTGCACGTCTCGCGCCTCAAGATGCGCCAGAAGATCGCCAAGATGGTGGTGTGCCTGGTGCTGCTGTTCGCAGTGTCCTGGCTGCCGCTCTACTTGGCTGACCTTTGGATCGACTGCGACGAAAGGCCACCATCTTGGCTCCTGCAGACGCGGCCATTCGCCCAGTGGCTGGGTCTGACGAACTCCAGCCTTAACCCTATCTGTTACTGCTTCATAGGGGACCTGTACCGCTCAGCCAAGGTGATACGGACGCGTTACTACCAGAAAGTTGCGGCTCTCTTCGGcacctcctcattctccagctCGGCTGCAGTGGCGTCTCCGGTTTCGGTGATTGCAGACACCAAAGTGACTTCTGCCGACCGCAACCACATTGCTGCCGCTGCCGTGGCGGCGTCTGCGTCCATTGTTACAATCCCAAGGCTGTTGAGCCTGGCTAGAGGCCAGGGAAAGGGGCAGAAGGTCGCAGACAGTTCGGATAGCCGAGCTGGATCCGACCACAGTATCTCAGACTGGTGTCGGTCCAGTCCCAGCGTGTGTGATGGCTCCTTGTTCCCCTGCAAGTTCAACACACTCCAGAACTCCATACAAAGAGCAGACCTGCTTCCCACGAGAAGACACTCTGTGAATGAGAACGCTGGACCACTATCGTTAAGAATGGAGCCTGTGGAAATAGACATGCTTCCTTTGAGGAGGCATTCGGGGGACAGAGTATACGGTCTGTCAGAAGATAAGAGAGACATTATTACCATGGGCATGGATGCTCTCTGTTATACAGGACAGCACAGGAGCAAAACATCACAAACCTTTTCTCTGGTAgtggacgaggaggaagaaacaaCCGATTTGACCAGCCTTTGA
- the LOC119017154 gene encoding neuropeptide Y receptor type 2-like isoform X2: protein MDPSQDRLSDWSSVQPSFSPLLQHDGSQERLNHTYGLHSSIMMPTAFSSPTASLHQPLPSLLPSSLISSPLFSTVSTSSLQQASTLDSQPSSSSFPLTLSTFSPSDLADLESMLLWTLHEPSTIALTIMYCLSFILGFVGNLMSLRVLTSRRSRRLAGVSATRSLLVNLAVCDLAVVCVCMPITLGNEIYQAWVYGDLLCRAVPFTQAMSVSASVLTLTVISVNRYYSVRSPLRARSMFTRRRILATVAVVWTVSSIMCAPIAVMNRRREISFGTFAILVCQEAWPQHRLKQGRLWGGRKSTFADLDPRSQALHVSRLKMRQKIAKMVVCLVLLFAVSWLPLYLADLWIDCDERPPSWLLQTRPFAQWLGLTNSSLNPICYCFIGDLYRSAKVIRTRYYQKVAALFGTSSFSSSAAVASPVSVIADTKVTSADRNHIAAAAVAASASIVTIPRLLSLARGQGKGQKVADSSDSRAGSDHSISDWCRSSPSVCDGSLFPCKFNTLQNSIQRADLLPTRRHSVNENAGPLSLRMEPVEIDMLPLRRHSGDRVYGLSEDKRDIITMGMDALCYTGQHRSKTSQTFSLVVDEEEETTDLTSL from the exons ATGGATCCGTCCCAGGACCGGCTGTCGGACTGGAGCTCAGTCCAGCCCAGCTTCTCCCCACTGCTGCAGCACGACGGCTCTCAGGAGAGACTCAACCACACCTACGGCCTCCACAGCTCCATAATGATGCCCACCGCTTTCAGCTCACCCACGGCCTCCCTCCATCAacctctgccctctctgctgccctcctctctcatctcctcgCCTTTATTCTCCACCGTCTCGACCTCGTCGCTTCAACAAGCATCTACTCTCGACTCCcagccgtcctcctcctcctttcccttgACCCTGTCCACCTTCTCGCCCAGTGACCTGGCGGACCTGGAGAGCATGCTGCTCTGGACTCTGCACGAGCCCAGCACGATCGCTCTGACCATCATGTactgtctgtctttcattttgGGATTTGTTGGGAATCTAATGTCCCTGCGTGTCCTGACGAGCAGGCGCAGCCGCCGGCTAGCTGGCGTCAGCGCCACGCGCAGCCTCCTGGTGAACCTGGCGGTGTGTGACCtggctgtggtgtgtgtgtgcatgcccaTCACCCTGGGGAACGAGATCTACCAGGCCTGGGTGTACGGTGACCTCCTGTGCCGAGCCGTGCCCTTCACACAGGCCATGTCGGTCTCAGCCAGTGTGCTAACGCTGACGGTGATCAGCGTGAATCGCTACTACAGCGTTCGCTCGCCACTGCGAGCTCGCTCCATGTTTACCCGCCGTCGGATCTTGGCGACGGTCGCCGTGGTGTGGACGGTGTCTTCGATCATGTGCGCTCCCATCGCAGTGATGAACCGGCGACGGGAGATCAGCTTTGGGACGTTTGCCATCTTGGTCTGTCAGGAAGCGTGGCCACAGCATCGCCTTAAACAGGG GCGGCTTTGGGGAGGGAGGAAATCCACGTTCGCTGACCTCGATCCTCGCAGCCAAGCGCTGCACGTCTCGCGCCTCAAGATGCGCCAGAAGATCGCCAAGATGGTGGTGTGCCTGGTGCTGCTGTTCGCAGTGTCCTGGCTGCCGCTCTACTTGGCTGACCTTTGGATCGACTGCGACGAAAGGCCACCATCTTGGCTCCTGCAGACGCGGCCATTCGCCCAGTGGCTGGGTCTGACGAACTCCAGCCTTAACCCTATCTGTTACTGCTTCATAGGGGACCTGTACCGCTCAGCCAAGGTGATACGGACGCGTTACTACCAGAAAGTTGCGGCTCTCTTCGGcacctcctcattctccagctCGGCTGCAGTGGCGTCTCCGGTTTCGGTGATTGCAGACACCAAAGTGACTTCTGCCGACCGCAACCACATTGCTGCCGCTGCCGTGGCGGCGTCTGCGTCCATTGTTACAATCCCAAGGCTGTTGAGCCTGGCTAGAGGCCAGGGAAAGGGGCAGAAGGTCGCAGACAGTTCGGATAGCCGAGCTGGATCCGACCACAGTATCTCAGACTGGTGTCGGTCCAGTCCCAGCGTGTGTGATGGCTCCTTGTTCCCCTGCAAGTTCAACACACTCCAGAACTCCATACAAAGAGCAGACCTGCTTCCCACGAGAAGACACTCTGTGAATGAGAACGCTGGACCACTATCGTTAAGAATGGAGCCTGTGGAAATAGACATGCTTCCTTTGAGGAGGCATTCGGGGGACAGAGTATACGGTCTGTCAGAAGATAAGAGAGACATTATTACCATGGGCATGGATGCTCTCTGTTATACAGGACAGCACAGGAGCAAAACATCACAAACCTTTTCTCTGGTAgtggacgaggaggaagaaacaaCCGATTTGACCAGCCTTTGA